One Brassica napus cultivar Da-Ae chromosome A5, Da-Ae, whole genome shotgun sequence DNA window includes the following coding sequences:
- the LOC125609643 gene encoding uncharacterized protein LOC125609643: MAAAISSANWAFVAAAKRGRRQWGTIPLSCSSGPNTRKLVLYSKPGCCLCDGLKEKLQAAFSLSGPDSLHHVTLQVRDITTNPDWERAYQYEIPVLAKENSDGKEEILPRLSPRLSVEIIQKKLLAAFS, encoded by the exons ATGGCGGCAGCGATATCATCAGCGAATTGGGCGTTTGTTGCCGCTGCAAAGCGTGGACGACGACAATGGGGAACCATTCCTTTGTCCTGTAGTTCGGGACCAAACACAAGAAAGCTTGTTCTATACTCGAAACCAGGATGTTGTCTCTGCGATGGACTCAAAGAGAAGCTTCAAGCTGCGTTCTCTCTCTCCGGTCCTGATTCGCTCCACCACGTCACTCTTCAG GTAAGAGATATCACAACGAATCCTGATTGGGAAAGGGCTTATCAGTATGAGATACCAGTCCTGGCCAAAGAGAATTCTGATGGCAAAGAG GAGATTTTGCCAAGGTTGTCTCCACGTTTAAGTGTGGAAATTATACAAAAGAAGTTACTTGCTGCTTTTAGTTGA